The Staphylococcus haemolyticus region TATAGAGCCTTATATATTGAATGCAACTATTAAAAGTGTGACATTTTCAAACAAAGTTATTGAGGGCAAACAACAAGGAAAAGAGACAATTATTAAAGGAATTAATTTGGATGGTTTCAGATTGAATAGTGAAAGTTTTAAAATAAAATCCATTGATAGAAGAAGTAAATATATTGTCTTCACTATTGAAAAAAATAACAACCAGCGTATTATATTAAGTCATTTAGGTATGGCAGGCGGATTTTTTATTGTCGATAAATTATCAGATATTAGTACACCTAATTATCGAAAACATTGGCATGTCGTGTTTCATTTAGATAATGGTAAACAACTCGTTTATTCTGATATTAGACGATTTGGTGAACTAAGAAATCTGGCTACTTATAATGATTATCCAGCTTTTCTTGAAATTGCGCCTGAACCGTTTGATGACAATGCATTAAACTATTTTTTAGACCGGATTAAACTTAAGAAATACCAAAACAAACCTATTAAACAAATGTTGCTTGATCATAAAATGATAGCAGGTTGTGGAAATATTTATGCATGTGAAGCGTTATTTAGAGCAGGCGTTTTACCTGAGAGGAAAGTAAAAGATGTATCTAATCAAGAACGACAAATGTTATTTTATTATGTTCAAGAAGTATTAAATGAGGGTATAAATAATGGCGGTACTAGCATTTCTGATTATCGTCATGCTGATGGCAAGACAGGAGAAATGCAATTACACTTAAATGTATATAAACAAAAGACATGTAAAATATGTGGTCATGACATTGAGCAAAAAGTCATTGCATCGCGAAATAGTCATTTTTGTCCACATTGTCAGAAATAAAGGTGAGTGAATATTTATGCCAAAAGTTATTGGATTAACAGGTGGTATTGCCACTGGAAAGTCAACGGTTTCTGAGTTATTAACAGCATTTGGTTTTAAAGTTGTAGATGCTGATATAGCTGCAAGAAAAGCTGTTGCAAAAGGAACTAAAGGTTTAGAACAAGTTAGAGCAGCTTTTGGTGATAGTGCTATCACTGAGGAAGGTGAAATGGATCGCAAATATGTAGGTGAAATTGTTTTTAATCACCCAGAGAAACGTTTAGAGTTAAATGATATTGTGCATCCTATAGTTAGAGAGATAATGGAAGAAGAAAAGCAATCATATCTTAATCAAGGTTATGATGTCATTATGGATATTCCACTTCTTTTTGAAAATGAATTACAAAATACAGTTGATGAAGTATGGTTAGTATACACGTCTGAAAGTATTCAAATTGAGAGGTTGATGGAGCGAAATCAATTGTCACTAGAGGATGCGAAAGCGCGCGTTTATAGTCAAATATCAATAGATAAAAAGAGTAGAATGGCAGACCATGTTATAGATAACTTAGGAGATAAGTTGGAACTGAAACAAAACTTAGAACAGCTATTGACTGATAAAGGTTTTATTAACAAAGAAAGATAAAATTTGCTTAAGCAATTATTTATGCTTCGGCTCTAATAGATGAATGATGTAAATGTTAAATTTTACATAGATAAGTCTATTAGAGCTTTTTTTGTTAACCAAATATTGTCGATTAAAAAATTTTTTAAAATTAATGGAAAACGCTTTCAAATTTAAATTAATATGTTACACTATTTTTATAAAGTATAACATATAAACAAACAATCAAGGGGTGCTTTAAATGTCAACAAATATTGCAATTAATGGTATGGGTAGAATAGGTAGAATGGTGTTAAGAATCGCATTACATAAAGAAGATTTAAACGTTGTAGCGATTAACGCAAGCTATCCACCTGAAACAATTGCGCATCTAATAAATTACGATACTACTCATGGTAGATTTGATAAAAAAGTTGAACCAATTGAGAACGGTATCCGTGTCGATGGACAAGATATTAAACTTGTTTCTGACCGTAACCCTGAAAATTTACCTTGGAAAGACTTAGACATTGATATTGTAATTGAAGCTACAGGTAAATTTAACCATGGCGATAAAGCAATTGGCCATATTAATGCAGGTGCTAAAAAAGTATTACTAACTGGTCCTTCTAAGGGTGGCCATGTACAAATGGTGGTTAAAGGGGTAAATGATAACCAATTAGATGTAGATACATATGACATTTTTAGTAATGCATCTTGTACAACTAACTGTATTGGTCCGGTAGCAAAAGTGCTTAATGATAAATTTGGCATCGTTAACGGTCTTATGACAACAGTACATGCGATTACTAACGATCAAAATAATATTGATAATCCGCATAAAGATTTACGTCGTGCACGTTCATGTAATGAAAGTATTATTCCAACTTCAACTGGCGCAGCTAAAGCTTTAAAAGAAGTACTTCCAGAATTAGAAGGTAAATTGCATGGCTTAGCTTTACGTGTGCCAACTAATAACGTGTCACTTGTAGACTTAGTTGTAGATTTAAAAGAAGATGTTACAGCTGAACAAGTCAATGACGCATTCAGAAATGCTGGACTAGATGGTATTCTCGATGTAGAAGACGAGCCACTAGTATCAATGGACTTCAATACAAATCCTAATTCAGCAGTTATTGACGCTCAAAACACAATTGTGATGGATGATAATAAAGTAAAAGTGATTGCATGGTATGATAATGAGTGGGGTTACTCAAATAGAGTAGTTGAAGTTGCTCAACAAATTGCTAAATTAATTGGCTCTGAAAATGTTGCAACGGCTAAATAATAAGATATCACTATAAATTAAAACGAGACTGTTAAATCTTTTGACTAAGATTTGATAGTCTCGTATTTTATTTTTATGTGATTTTGTATTAAAACTTTCACGCATTCTTGTCATTAAAGAAATATATTATGCATAAAACTAGATTTTTATTAAGATACTTTTGTTTTAGTTTAATTTAAATGAGAATTAGACTTCTTTTGTCAAGAATGCTTTTATAGTATAATGAATCATAATCTATTCAAGAGGGTGAAAGATATGAAATGCCCAAAATGTAGTTCAACACATTCGCGTGTAGTTGATTCTAGACATGCGGATGATGCAAATGCAATTAGAAGAAGAAGAGAATGCGAAAATTGTGGTACTCGATTTACGACGTTCGAACATATAGAAGTAAGTCCATTAATTGTCGTAAAAAAAGATGGAACTCGAGAACAATTTTTAAGAGAGAAAATTTTAAATGGTCTTGTTAGATCTTGTGAAAAGAGACCAGTACGTTATCAACAATTAGAAGATATTACTAATAAAGTTGAATGGCAGCTACGTGATAGCGGACAAACTGAAATATCTTCGCGAGATATTGGTGAACATGTTATGAACCTGTTGATGCATGTCGATCAAGTTTCTTATGTGAGATTTGCTTCAGTTTATAAAGAGTTTAAAGATGTTGATCAATTGTTAGCATCAATGCAAGGTATCTTGAACGATAATAAACGGAGTGATCTATAAATGAGTTTACAATCGTATGAGTATGGTTTGAGTCCACATGACGGTTTTAAAGTGTATCGTCAGTTCCAATTTAATCATAATCATTTGGAAATACTTAATAGATTGTATATGCCATTAATTGGCGCGCAAGCGATAGGTACATATCACTTTATGAACCAATTCGTGAATAGTGATGACACATTAACGCATTACACAATAATGAATGAATTGAAAATGAATTTATCAGAATTTAGACAGTATATGGATTTATTGGAAGCAATCGGTTTATTTAAAACATATGTAAAGCATGATGAACGACAATCATTTTTTATTTACGAATTGATACAACCACCAACTGCCTATCAATTTTTTAATGATCCTATGTTATCAATTTATCTATATAACCAAGTCGATAAACAACGTTTTAAAAGCTTAAAAAATTATTTTAAAAAGCATGATTTTGATTTAAGTGGGTTTCAACAAGTAACTCGCAAGTTTACTGATGTTTTTAAAATTCCACACTCAAGCGTTACTATTGATGCTTCATCAATTAAAAAAGAAAAACCATATCATGGTATTGATTTATCCAATGTATCATTTGATTTTGAGATTTTAAAAGAAATGCTACGTCATCATTTTATTAGCGATGAAATTATAACTAAAGAAGCTAGAGATTTAATTGTTCAATTGGCTACATTGTATGGTTTAACAGAAGATGCTATGAAACGAATTATATTGAATTCTATTACAAGTAATCAACAATTATCATACGAAGAAATGAGAAAGCATGCACGTTCGTATTATTTA contains the following coding sequences:
- the coaE gene encoding dephospho-CoA kinase (Dephospho-CoA kinase (CoaE) performs the final step in coenzyme A biosynthesis.); its protein translation is MPKVIGLTGGIATGKSTVSELLTAFGFKVVDADIAARKAVAKGTKGLEQVRAAFGDSAITEEGEMDRKYVGEIVFNHPEKRLELNDIVHPIVREIMEEEKQSYLNQGYDVIMDIPLLFENELQNTVDEVWLVYTSESIQIERLMERNQLSLEDAKARVYSQISIDKKSRMADHVIDNLGDKLELKQNLEQLLTDKGFINKER
- the nrdR gene encoding transcriptional regulator NrdR — encoded protein: MKCPKCSSTHSRVVDSRHADDANAIRRRRECENCGTRFTTFEHIEVSPLIVVKKDGTREQFLREKILNGLVRSCEKRPVRYQQLEDITNKVEWQLRDSGQTEISSRDIGEHVMNLLMHVDQVSYVRFASVYKEFKDVDQLLASMQGILNDNKRSDL
- a CDS encoding replication initiation and membrane attachment family protein produces the protein MSLQSYEYGLSPHDGFKVYRQFQFNHNHLEILNRLYMPLIGAQAIGTYHFMNQFVNSDDTLTHYTIMNELKMNLSEFRQYMDLLEAIGLFKTYVKHDERQSFFIYELIQPPTAYQFFNDPMLSIYLYNQVDKQRFKSLKNYFKKHDFDLSGFQQVTRKFTDVFKIPHSSVTIDASSIKKEKPYHGIDLSNVSFDFEILKEMLRHHFISDEIITKEARDLIVQLATLYGLTEDAMKRIILNSITSNQQLSYEEMRKHARSYYLIEHNQQLPELEPKASNHNEVNSNNQSVSSSQPTSNDDWFQLLEETSPVDMLASWSESEPTFQQKKMIEELVEREKLSFGVINILLQFVMLKNEMKLPKTYILEIASNWKKLGIKTAKEAYNYALKANESKSEYKGNDQRQSRKRYSKSREIVSREKTPKWLKNRGQEKTDKETTKEEQEQFEKERAAFREQLKRDWEED
- the gap gene encoding type I glyceraldehyde-3-phosphate dehydrogenase; amino-acid sequence: MSTNIAINGMGRIGRMVLRIALHKEDLNVVAINASYPPETIAHLINYDTTHGRFDKKVEPIENGIRVDGQDIKLVSDRNPENLPWKDLDIDIVIEATGKFNHGDKAIGHINAGAKKVLLTGPSKGGHVQMVVKGVNDNQLDVDTYDIFSNASCTTNCIGPVAKVLNDKFGIVNGLMTTVHAITNDQNNIDNPHKDLRRARSCNESIIPTSTGAAKALKEVLPELEGKLHGLALRVPTNNVSLVDLVVDLKEDVTAEQVNDAFRNAGLDGILDVEDEPLVSMDFNTNPNSAVIDAQNTIVMDDNKVKVIAWYDNEWGYSNRVVEVAQQIAKLIGSENVATAK
- the mutM gene encoding bifunctional DNA-formamidopyrimidine glycosylase/DNA-(apurinic or apyrimidinic site) lyase yields the protein MPELPEVEHVKRGIEPYILNATIKSVTFSNKVIEGKQQGKETIIKGINLDGFRLNSESFKIKSIDRRSKYIVFTIEKNNNQRIILSHLGMAGGFFIVDKLSDISTPNYRKHWHVVFHLDNGKQLVYSDIRRFGELRNLATYNDYPAFLEIAPEPFDDNALNYFLDRIKLKKYQNKPIKQMLLDHKMIAGCGNIYACEALFRAGVLPERKVKDVSNQERQMLFYYVQEVLNEGINNGGTSISDYRHADGKTGEMQLHLNVYKQKTCKICGHDIEQKVIASRNSHFCPHCQK